A genomic stretch from Chaetodon auriga isolate fChaAug3 chromosome 17, fChaAug3.hap1, whole genome shotgun sequence includes:
- the edn1 gene encoding endothelin-1, with protein sequence MIHFPLLEDYYFYWVIFCFRRAWKMDINVLISVLSVMYSWVLCTVLSAPAGETPTASTATQGGHVRTKRCSCATFLDKECVYFCHLDIIWVNTPERVVSYGLGNAPRTRRAVADSMATSSGPRCQCFRENDNTCANFCRLEKHLRYGTLPDTVIRPAEGDGCFEAPCRHKLAADTGRIKRMKRSDEKRPSPPAVRAALKTRLLLEMWRARQRHRARAWEGGSTAS encoded by the exons ATGATTCATTTTCCACTTCTGGAGGATTATTACTTTTATTGGGTGATATTTTGTTTTAGAAGAGCCTGGAAAATGGATATAAACGTTTTGATTTCCGTGTTATCAGTGATGTACTCCTGGGTTTTGTGCACAG TCCTATCAGCGCCCGCTGGAGAGACACCTACCGCCTCCACCGCCACCCAGGGGGGGCATGTGCGGACCAAACGCTGCTCCTGCGCCACTTTCCTGGACAAGGAGTGCGTCTACTTCTGCCACCTGGACATCATCTGGGTCAACACGCCTGA GCGCGTGGTCTCCTACGGACTGGGCAACGCTCCCAGGACCCGGCGTGCGGTCGCAGACTCCATGGCAACCAGCAGCGGACCCCGGTGCCAGTGTTTCCGCGAAAACGACAACACCTGCGCAAACTTCTGCCGCCTGGAAAAACACCTGAG GTATGGGACGCTGCCAGACACGGTGATCCGCCCCGCCGAGGGCGATGGTTGTTTTGAGGCGCCGTGCAGGCACAAGCTGGCAGCCGACACGGGCAGGATTAAGAG gatgaAGCGCAGCGACGAGAAACGGCCGTCGCCTCCAGCTGTCAGGGCTGCGTTGAAAACCCGCCTGCTGCTGGAGATGTGGAGGGCGAGACAGCGCCACAGGGCGAGAGCATGGGAGGGCGGGAGCACGGCCTCCTAA